The following coding sequences lie in one Primulina huaijiensis isolate GDHJ02 chromosome 2, ASM1229523v2, whole genome shotgun sequence genomic window:
- the LOC140960880 gene encoding probable proteasome inhibitor isoform X2, translating to MATEQSLMAVIRAARPSFRNPHDKAAFAVHAAFVAAGYVLHDTGLSAFSDNALSSSSTDEVGVENWNAIEEHYAFLYSHPEKESKKVLMKCLVMNNSLMVDVLKDGDSELLHMEIDVGEYVEDNGGTNYASQFKNLGKLVTEVNKEILRKLDGSVATSSSNQPSSLGDDTYKPMTGDDADPEDQYIYPPPSGFIVPPIPGSGSSDLFPGPGAGMYPTRGDFGGGSMLVGPNDPRFFGGRVGEPGLPGGLQGVPPGARFDPYGPPGVPGFEAGRFVRNPRRPGRGTHPDLHHFPDGSDYI from the exons ATGGCCACGGAACAGTCGTTGATGGCGGTGATACGGGCGGCGCGGCCGTCGTTCCGTAACCCCCACGACAAGGCTGCCTTCGCCGTGCACGCAGCCTTTGTTGCCGCCGGTTACGTTCTTCACGACACCGGTCTTTCCGCCTTCTCGGACAATGCCCTTTCCTCGTCCTCCACTG ACGAGGTAGGGGTAGAGAATTGGAACGCCATTGAAGAACATTATGCTTTTTTGTATTCCCATCCTGAGAAGGAGTCCAAGAAAGTGCTAATGAAGTGTCTTGTGATGAATAATAGTCTGATGgttgatgttttgaaggatggtGATTCTGAACTTCTTCATATGGAAATCGA TGTCGGAGAGTATGTGGAAGACAATGGAGGGACAAATTATGCTTCCCAGTTCAAGAATTTGGGGAAGCTGGTGACGGAAGTCAACAAAGAAATTTTACGTAAACTTGATGGTTCTGTGGCCACAAGTTCATCTAATCAACCTTCAAG TTTGGGAGACGACACGTATAAGCCCATGACAGGAGATGATGCCGACCCTGAAGATCAATACATTTATCCTCCACCTTCAGG ATTTATCGTTCCTCCAATTCCTGGTTCTGGTTCCAGCGATCTCTTTCCTGGGCCTGGGGCTGGAATGTATCCCACCAG GGGAGATTTTGGCGGTGGAAGCATGCTAGTAG GTCCCAATGACCCAAGGTTCTTTGGAGGAAGAGTCGGGGAGCCTGGCTTGCCTGGAGGTCTACA GGGTGTGCCGCCTGGTGCTCGCTTTGACCCATATGGACCTCCTGGTGTGCCCGGTTTTGAGGCGGGTCGGTTTGTGAG AAATCCCCGGAGGCCAGGGCGAGGAACGCATCCGGATCTGCATCACTTTCCTGATGGCTCAGATTATATCTAG
- the LOC140957997 gene encoding copper transporter 6-like, whose amino-acid sequence MSDVNGNDNMSMSMPMPSPMSPNDSTYNNQTVMSMEGMAMHTSFFWGKDVVLLFAGWPGDGRLGMYILALAAVFLLAVGAEIMSVAPVFKSRGVSPASGALIHAVVYAFRMGFLYLIMLSVMSFNLGAFTVAVAGHVVGSFIVKYRSLSAVARAVV is encoded by the coding sequence ATGTCCGATGTAAATGGTAATGACAACATGTCCATGTCCATGCCTATGCCATCACCCATGTCTCCGAACGACTCAACCTACAACAACCAAACCGTGATGAGCATGGAAGGCATGGCCATGCACACGAGCTTTTTCTGGGGCAAAGATGTGGTGTTGCTCTTCGCCGGGTGGCCGGGCGATGGGCGCCTAGGTATGTATATATTAGCTCTGGCCGCTGTGTTCCTGCTGGCAGTGGGGGCCGAAATCATGTCGGTGGCACCGGTTTTCAAGTCGAGAGGGGTAAGTCCCGCGTCGGGTGCGCTGATTCATGCTGTTGTTTATGCTTTCCGGATGGGTTTTCTTTACCTGATCATGCTTTCTGTTATGTCTTTCAATCTTGGAGCGTTCACTGTGGCTGTCGCCGGACATGTTGTGGGGAGTTTCATTGTTAAGTACAGATCACTCTCGGCGGTTGCTCGAGCTGTGGTATAG
- the LOC140957989 gene encoding uncharacterized protein, with protein sequence MEDLNHLDFGQQASSSRHDDDDRWTKPPDPSMKCNVDATLFKEYQAVGFGAVVRDSVGVFMVSKTNVNYGLFEVKEAGVLALLDAIYWTTSLELQDVIFETDSKTVVNAITLENVDYTEFGSITSCCQILDAHPSFKIQHVRRQANMMAHSFARAAISYANLFIALHLLDIIYNFIS encoded by the exons ATGGAGGATCTAAACCATTTAGACTTTG GACAACAAGCTTCAAGTTCTCGTCATGATGATGATGATCGATGGACGAAACCTCCTGATCCATCTATGAAGTGCAATGTCGATGCGACATTGTTTAAAGAATATCAAGCTGTTGGCTTCGGAGCTGTCGTGAGAGACTCGGTAGGGGTGTTTATGGTGAGCAAAACCAATGTGAATTATGGACTATTTGAAGTTAAGGAGGCCGGAGTACTTGCCCTTCTTGACGCTATCTACTGGACAACCTCTCTTGAACTTCAGGATGTTATATTTGAAACCGACTCAAAGACGGTGGTAAATGCGATCACCTTAGAGAATGTTGACTATACAGAGTTTGGCTCAATTACCAGCTGCTGTCAAATTCTCGACGCACACCCTTCATTCAAGATTCAACATGTTAGAAGACAAGCAAATATGATGGCTCATTCTTTTGCTCGAGCGGCCATATCATATGCTAATCTTTTTATTGCGTTGCATCTTCtagatattatttataattttatttcctAG
- the LOC140960880 gene encoding probable proteasome inhibitor isoform X1, with product MATEQSLMAVIRAARPSFRNPHDKAAFAVHAAFVAAGYVLHDTGLSAFSDNALSSSSTDEVGVENWNAIEEHYAFLYSHPEKESKKVLMKCLVMNNSLMVDVLKDGDSELLHMEIDVGEYVEDNGGTNYASQFKNLGKLVTEVNKEILRKLDGSVATSSSNQPSSSGTSLGDDTYKPMTGDDADPEDQYIYPPPSGFIVPPIPGSGSSDLFPGPGAGMYPTRGDFGGGSMLVGPNDPRFFGGRVGEPGLPGGLQGVPPGARFDPYGPPGVPGFEAGRFVRNPRRPGRGTHPDLHHFPDGSDYI from the exons ATGGCCACGGAACAGTCGTTGATGGCGGTGATACGGGCGGCGCGGCCGTCGTTCCGTAACCCCCACGACAAGGCTGCCTTCGCCGTGCACGCAGCCTTTGTTGCCGCCGGTTACGTTCTTCACGACACCGGTCTTTCCGCCTTCTCGGACAATGCCCTTTCCTCGTCCTCCACTG ACGAGGTAGGGGTAGAGAATTGGAACGCCATTGAAGAACATTATGCTTTTTTGTATTCCCATCCTGAGAAGGAGTCCAAGAAAGTGCTAATGAAGTGTCTTGTGATGAATAATAGTCTGATGgttgatgttttgaaggatggtGATTCTGAACTTCTTCATATGGAAATCGA TGTCGGAGAGTATGTGGAAGACAATGGAGGGACAAATTATGCTTCCCAGTTCAAGAATTTGGGGAAGCTGGTGACGGAAGTCAACAAAGAAATTTTACGTAAACTTGATGGTTCTGTGGCCACAAGTTCATCTAATCAACCTTCAAG TTCTGGTACAAGTTTGGGAGACGACACGTATAAGCCCATGACAGGAGATGATGCCGACCCTGAAGATCAATACATTTATCCTCCACCTTCAGG ATTTATCGTTCCTCCAATTCCTGGTTCTGGTTCCAGCGATCTCTTTCCTGGGCCTGGGGCTGGAATGTATCCCACCAG GGGAGATTTTGGCGGTGGAAGCATGCTAGTAG GTCCCAATGACCCAAGGTTCTTTGGAGGAAGAGTCGGGGAGCCTGGCTTGCCTGGAGGTCTACA GGGTGTGCCGCCTGGTGCTCGCTTTGACCCATATGGACCTCCTGGTGTGCCCGGTTTTGAGGCGGGTCGGTTTGTGAG AAATCCCCGGAGGCCAGGGCGAGGAACGCATCCGGATCTGCATCACTTTCCTGATGGCTCAGATTATATCTAG
- the LOC140971112 gene encoding uncharacterized protein isoform X2: MAQELDDGEFWLPSEFLTDDDLLTDFKKKGGDDFSCGCRNSFGLYSDLSSPVESVTGSTENESDEDDFISFLTQKMNYSTLTDSKKGWKISASPQSTLLGCKPVSSPVSPKSVSQVSSPPRSECAMSWDLFYEASVKVARLRVNDAALACYQPKMTYPPLKPSPVTVPRLNSCQASGFYPNPKTQVQLTYQDVQPIQQLKNEVWVHGRKGNQFQNANRIGGVGEIQGLSAAAWPTLLQSQRQPEQIPSSGMRAVFLAENGAKKERTGTGVFLPRGYRTNSMETSRKPGSTVLLPDRVVHALNLNLGSIDTSAQTKSRGVQFNADTGFKRKNNTRMAQQGRNLTPQPVVNQEFCLPQEWTY, translated from the exons ATGGCCCAAGAGTTGGATGACGGAGAGTTTTGGCTGCCATCGGAGTTTCTGACGGACGATGACTTGCTGACGGACTTCAAGAAGAAGGGAGGTGATGATTTTTCTTGTGGGTGTAGGAACTCGTTTGGGCTCTACTCGGATCTGAGCTCCCCCGTTGAGTCGGTTACGGGTTCGACCGAAAACGAGAGCGATGAGGATGATTTCATCAGCTTTTTAACCCAGAAGATGAATTACTCTACTCTGACTGACTCAAAGAAG GGGTGGAAGATTTCTGCTTCGCCACAATCAACTCTACTCGGGTGCAAACCAGTTTCGAGTCCGGTCAGCCCGAAATCAGTTTCGCAAGTTTCTTCTCCGCCGCGTTCCGAATGCGCGATGAGTTGGGATTTGTTCTACGAGGCCTCGGTGAAGGTTGCTAGGCTGCGGGTGAATGACGCAGCGTTGGCGTGTTACCAACCGAAAATGACTTATCCGCCGCTAAAGCCTTCCCCTGTTACCGTTCCCCGATTGAACAGCTGCCAGGCCTCCGGGTTTTACCCCAATCCTAAAACCCAAGTACAGTTAACCTACCAGGATGTGCAACCAATTCAG CAGCTGAAGAATGAAGTTTGGGTACATGGGCGGAAGGGAAACCAGTTTCAGAATGCGAACAGAATCGGAGGAGTCGGAGAAATTCAAGGATTATCAGCGGCAGCTTGGCCCACTCTACTGCAGTCTCAACGTCAACCGGAGCAGATTCCCAGTTCAGGGATGAGGGCAGTTTTTCTCGCAGAAAATGGAGCCAAAAAAGAGCGTACAGGCACCGGAGTTTTCTTGCCTAGAGGATATCGAACCAACTCGATGGAAACAAGCAGGAAACCAG GTTCCACAGTTTTGCTACCAGACAGAGTGGTCCATGCGTTGAATTTGAATCTTGGCTCCATTGATACATCGGCCCAGACCAAGTCTAGAGGCGTTCAATTCAACGCAGACACAGGTTTCAAGCGCAAAAACAATACCAGAATGGCTCAACAGGGGAGGAATCTCACCCCACAGCCGGTTGTGAACCAAGAATTCTGTCTTCCGCAAGAGTGGACTTATTAA
- the LOC140971112 gene encoding uncharacterized protein isoform X3 produces MAQELDDGEFWLPSEFLTDDDLLTDFKKKGGDDFSCGCRNSFGLYSDLSSPVESVTGSTENESDEDDFISFLTQKMNYSTLTDSKKGWKISASPQSTLLGCKPVSSPVSPKSVSQVSSPPRSECAMSWDLFYEASVKVARLRVNDAALACYQPKMTYPPLKPSPVTVPRLNSCQASGFYPNPKTQVQLTYQDVQPIQLKNEVWVHGRKGNQFQNANRIGGVGEIQGLSAAAWPTLLQSQRQPEQIPSSGMRAVFLAENGAKKERTGTGVFLPRGYRTNSMETSRKPGSTVLLPDRVVHALNLNLGSIDTSAQTKSRGVQFNADTGFKRKNNTRMAQQGRNLTPQPVVNQEFCLPQEWTY; encoded by the exons ATGGCCCAAGAGTTGGATGACGGAGAGTTTTGGCTGCCATCGGAGTTTCTGACGGACGATGACTTGCTGACGGACTTCAAGAAGAAGGGAGGTGATGATTTTTCTTGTGGGTGTAGGAACTCGTTTGGGCTCTACTCGGATCTGAGCTCCCCCGTTGAGTCGGTTACGGGTTCGACCGAAAACGAGAGCGATGAGGATGATTTCATCAGCTTTTTAACCCAGAAGATGAATTACTCTACTCTGACTGACTCAAAGAAG GGGTGGAAGATTTCTGCTTCGCCACAATCAACTCTACTCGGGTGCAAACCAGTTTCGAGTCCGGTCAGCCCGAAATCAGTTTCGCAAGTTTCTTCTCCGCCGCGTTCCGAATGCGCGATGAGTTGGGATTTGTTCTACGAGGCCTCGGTGAAGGTTGCTAGGCTGCGGGTGAATGACGCAGCGTTGGCGTGTTACCAACCGAAAATGACTTATCCGCCGCTAAAGCCTTCCCCTGTTACCGTTCCCCGATTGAACAGCTGCCAGGCCTCCGGGTTTTACCCCAATCCTAAAACCCAAGTACAGTTAACCTACCAGGATGTGCAACCAATTCAG CTGAAGAATGAAGTTTGGGTACATGGGCGGAAGGGAAACCAGTTTCAGAATGCGAACAGAATCGGAGGAGTCGGAGAAATTCAAGGATTATCAGCGGCAGCTTGGCCCACTCTACTGCAGTCTCAACGTCAACCGGAGCAGATTCCCAGTTCAGGGATGAGGGCAGTTTTTCTCGCAGAAAATGGAGCCAAAAAAGAGCGTACAGGCACCGGAGTTTTCTTGCCTAGAGGATATCGAACCAACTCGATGGAAACAAGCAGGAAACCAG GTTCCACAGTTTTGCTACCAGACAGAGTGGTCCATGCGTTGAATTTGAATCTTGGCTCCATTGATACATCGGCCCAGACCAAGTCTAGAGGCGTTCAATTCAACGCAGACACAGGTTTCAAGCGCAAAAACAATACCAGAATGGCTCAACAGGGGAGGAATCTCACCCCACAGCCGGTTGTGAACCAAGAATTCTGTCTTCCGCAAGAGTGGACTTATTAA
- the LOC140971112 gene encoding uncharacterized protein isoform X1, which translates to MAQELDDGEFWLPSEFLTDDDLLTDFKKKGGDDFSCGCRNSFGLYSDLSSPVESVTGSTENESDEDDFISFLTQKMNYSTLTDSKKGWKISASPQSTLLGCKPVSSPVSPKSVSQVSSPPRSECAMSWDLFYEASVKVARLRVNDAALACYQPKMTYPPLKPSPVTVPRLNSCQASGFYPNPKTQVQLTYQDVQPIQFQQLKNEVWVHGRKGNQFQNANRIGGVGEIQGLSAAAWPTLLQSQRQPEQIPSSGMRAVFLAENGAKKERTGTGVFLPRGYRTNSMETSRKPGSTVLLPDRVVHALNLNLGSIDTSAQTKSRGVQFNADTGFKRKNNTRMAQQGRNLTPQPVVNQEFCLPQEWTY; encoded by the exons ATGGCCCAAGAGTTGGATGACGGAGAGTTTTGGCTGCCATCGGAGTTTCTGACGGACGATGACTTGCTGACGGACTTCAAGAAGAAGGGAGGTGATGATTTTTCTTGTGGGTGTAGGAACTCGTTTGGGCTCTACTCGGATCTGAGCTCCCCCGTTGAGTCGGTTACGGGTTCGACCGAAAACGAGAGCGATGAGGATGATTTCATCAGCTTTTTAACCCAGAAGATGAATTACTCTACTCTGACTGACTCAAAGAAG GGGTGGAAGATTTCTGCTTCGCCACAATCAACTCTACTCGGGTGCAAACCAGTTTCGAGTCCGGTCAGCCCGAAATCAGTTTCGCAAGTTTCTTCTCCGCCGCGTTCCGAATGCGCGATGAGTTGGGATTTGTTCTACGAGGCCTCGGTGAAGGTTGCTAGGCTGCGGGTGAATGACGCAGCGTTGGCGTGTTACCAACCGAAAATGACTTATCCGCCGCTAAAGCCTTCCCCTGTTACCGTTCCCCGATTGAACAGCTGCCAGGCCTCCGGGTTTTACCCCAATCCTAAAACCCAAGTACAGTTAACCTACCAGGATGTGCAACCAATTCAG TTTCAGCAGCTGAAGAATGAAGTTTGGGTACATGGGCGGAAGGGAAACCAGTTTCAGAATGCGAACAGAATCGGAGGAGTCGGAGAAATTCAAGGATTATCAGCGGCAGCTTGGCCCACTCTACTGCAGTCTCAACGTCAACCGGAGCAGATTCCCAGTTCAGGGATGAGGGCAGTTTTTCTCGCAGAAAATGGAGCCAAAAAAGAGCGTACAGGCACCGGAGTTTTCTTGCCTAGAGGATATCGAACCAACTCGATGGAAACAAGCAGGAAACCAG GTTCCACAGTTTTGCTACCAGACAGAGTGGTCCATGCGTTGAATTTGAATCTTGGCTCCATTGATACATCGGCCCAGACCAAGTCTAGAGGCGTTCAATTCAACGCAGACACAGGTTTCAAGCGCAAAAACAATACCAGAATGGCTCAACAGGGGAGGAATCTCACCCCACAGCCGGTTGTGAACCAAGAATTCTGTCTTCCGCAAGAGTGGACTTATTAA